The following is a genomic window from Sphingorhabdus sp. Alg231-15.
TGGAATCTAGACGATTTAGACATCAATACTGGTGGGGTGATCGGCCTTCTTCAAGACCTCTTGACGAAATTCGCCAGGCGTTATTGCTGTCCATCTCTTAAAGGCTCTGGTGAACGATGCGGCATCCGAAAATCCGACCAGATAGGCAACTTCATTGAGCGAGGCTTTAGAGCCCTTGAGATATTTTTTGGCCAAATCCTGACGAAGCATAGCAAGTATTGTGGTGAAGTCCGTGCCTTCATCATTCAAACGTCTAAACAATGTCTGTCTGCTCATTCCCATCCTTTGTGCTGCAATATCAGCAGTAACGCCGCCTTCATGGAGGACAGCGGTGAGCAGGTTTTTGAGCTCTCTCGATATTTGGCCGGGAATTTCCAGTTCGCCAAGCAAGTCTTCAGCTCGATCGATCAAGATACCGAAGACATATTTCGGATTTTGTCGCACCGGCCAGGAAAGCGAATCTGGCTCCATTTCAAGTGCATTCCATTTGCTCTCGAAATATACCGGGCAGGCGAGTATCCGTTCATAATCTCGCCAATGATCGGGTTTTGACCAAGTCACATGGGCAGCGATAACCGGGGAGCGCTCCATGTAGCGTCTGGGGCCACAGGCCAGCCAAGAAAATGCGCCCTCTGTTAGCTCAGGATATT
Proteins encoded in this region:
- a CDS encoding AraC family transcriptional regulator; this translates as MIDHSYRHRTATNVSTVAAGMVAGLLAFCAKLGVQPEFLCDASDIKIAELENPDARVALSAYIDLMRIAIDATNRPALALEYGEATAMSELSIVGLLMEASETIGDAYIQMRRYGRLAIESAGPTAEPRFELVRQEGRLFLVDEQQLSQKYPELTEGAFSWLACGPRRYMERSPVIAAHVTWSKPDHWRDYERILACPVYFESKWNALEMEPDSLSWPVRQNPKYVFGILIDRAEDLLGELEIPGQISRELKNLLTAVLHEGGVTADIAAQRMGMSRQTLFRRLNDEGTDFTTILAMLRQDLAKKYLKGSKASLNEVAYLVGFSDAASFTRAFKRWTAITPGEFRQEVLKKADHPTSIDV